AGCCACTTTTGGTGTAGCACTTGTCAGTCTCCTGATAATTGACGACTTTCCAGCATTTGGGTAACCAACTAACCCTACATCAGCTATAAGCTTTAGGTCAAGGATTATTTCTCTCTCCTCTCCAAGTTCACCTCTAGTAAACTGTGTAGGAGTTTGGTTTACCGAACTTCTGAAATGCCAGTTCCCGAGTCCTCCTTTACCACCTCTAGCAACAACGATTTTATCCACATTCACCATATCAGCAATGAGTCTACCAGTCCTAGCATCTATAACTTGAACTCCTCTAGGAACTTCAATAATAACATCTTTCCCGTTAGCTCCATGGCATTTGCTACCTCTACCAGGTTTCCCATTCTCTGCTTTAAATACCTGTCCATCAACCAAATGAGAAAGAGTGGAAAGATTTGGATTAACCACTATTATGCAATCTCCCCCCTTACCACCATCTCCACCATCAGGACCACCTTTAGGCACATATTTCTCTCTCCTAAAAGAGACACACCCATCCCCCCCCTTACCACCAATAACCTTTATCCTAACAACATCCTTAAACATAATTCCCTCATGGCATTTGTAATATCAGCCTTTCCACATTAGCTAGCTTTAGATTCTCATCATAACCCCTAATAGAAGCCTCCAACTCTAGAATAAACTTCAACAAAAAAGAAACTTTTCTATTATCAACATTTTTGGCAACCTTCTTAATATTCCTAAGTTCAAAACTACTAATACCAGTTTGCTTAGATATCTCATCATCAGAAACACCCGTATCCAAAAACTTTTTAACCTTTAGAATCTTCTGAAGCTGAGAGTAGATAAGAGAACCTAAAGCAAAAACATCCTCACCTCTATCAATAATATTGTGAAGCGACAAGATCGCTCTATGCTTATCACCACTCATCAGCGCATTGAGCAAGTCAAATACACTACTCTCCCCAGATTTACGAAATAGTATTTCCATAGCCTTATCACTAGAGATATACTCACTGGGTTGAAAGTGATT
The genomic region above belongs to Brevinematia bacterium and contains:
- the holA gene encoding DNA polymerase III subunit delta codes for the protein YVKNLLSKEGIEASKEIVSLLIERNGQNVNAIVEDINYIRNHFQPSEYISSDKAMEILFRKSGESSVFDLLNALMSGDKHRAILSLHNIIDRGEDVFALGSLIYSQLQKILKVKKFLDTGVSDDEISKQTGISSFELRNIKKVAKNVDNRKVSFLLKFILELEASIRGYDENLKLANVERLILQMP
- the obgE gene encoding GTPase ObgE, with amino-acid sequence MFKDVVRIKVIGGKGGDGCVSFRREKYVPKGGPDGGDGGKGGDCIIVVNPNLSTLSHLVDGQVFKAENGKPGRGSKCHGANGKDVIIEVPRGVQVIDARTGRLIADMVNVDKIVVARGGKGGLGNWHFRSSVNQTPTQFTRGELGEEREIILDLKLIADVGLVGYPNAGKSSIIRRLTSATPKVADYPFTTIEPVLGVFSYRDRRIVIADIPGIIENAHMGVGLGLEFLKHVERTRLLILVLDIVDKPVEKAQIITSEIRNYNETLLERMRFVVLNKIDLLRAEEKENIHTIVDDVKKVLPKRKYTFLLTSALTCEGIEEVKKSLIDSFLFK